The Cydia pomonella isolate Wapato2018A chromosome 11, ilCydPomo1, whole genome shotgun sequence DNA window ATGGACACTCAACTCATACCAAAAATCTCCCTTTAATTGAAAAAGCAAGAGAAAACGGAATTGTTATGCTAAGCTTCCCGCCACATTGCACCCATCGATTACAGCCGTTAGACGTAAGTATCATGGGTCCAATAAGCACATATTACACGCAAGAAGTAAACATGTGGCTGAGAAATAATCCCGGGAGAATAGTAACTCAATTCCAGCTGGCGAGACTGTTTGGATCAAGTTATTGCAAAGCAGCTACCATACAAAATGCTGTTTCTGGTTATGCTAAAACAGGCATATTTCCCACAAACAGAAACGTATTCAGCGAAACTGATTTTGCGGCGGCAGAAACAACGAATATCAATGAAGAACTGGCTTCAAGTTTGCCGGTTGAAGACACTACACCATCCCTTTCTGCTGATTTACCTGTTAATGTAACACCTGAACCATCAAACAGCAGCAGCATTGTAACAGATAAAACGACACATCAAAAGTTGATTCTTTCAACCCCTACTCTCGCGAGCCCCATCTCATCAACCTCTGCAGCGAATGTCGTTGGAGTTCCACCTTCCACACCATCCACGCCTCCTGCACAGAAACGTGACGATATTGGTATAatatcgccatcagatataatGCCAGttccaaaaataaaaaccattacAAAGAGAGCAACCGACCGCCGCAGAGGAAAAACCGTCATCCTGACTTCATCTCCCTACAAAAATGAATTGATggacattaaaaacaaaaaaacggttaaattaaatattgacaaaCCGGACAgcacaaaaaatcaaaatcgctTGACCCAGACACttagaacaaaaaaacaaaaaaaagtcacTCCACCTGCAGCtaaaaaacccaaaaaaaaatcattgacgATAATACATGTCTGTACTGCCTTGAAGAATACGGTACAAGTCGCGTCAATGAAGATTGGGTGCAGTGTACAGTTTGCAAAAGATGGGCTCATGATGGATGTACCGGTTACGACACAGAAGAGTTAGTTAGTTTCATATGTATGGCATGCGTGGCTGATAACTAGCTACCGGGTCAATATCGTATACGGTATACGGTTTTGTACAGGTGTCGGGTCAAAACCGGATAAAGCaacgtttttgttttattatgaaaatttcaTTTTCTGTTAAGGTTTTCCTAATTTTGTTTGTGGCATGATTTTTCcacttaaattaactaaataaaaaattttatttgataacTTGGTCTTTTGTAGTTTCTTCCCTAGAGCTTCTAATCCTTAGGTATACGGCCTTGCCCCGGTCTCCCCTACTCGGGCCCGCGCACGGCCGGCCGCCAGCTGCAGCAGTGGCAGTTTGTTTGGCAGGTTTTGGACTTTATTGCTAATTCAATATGGGTCGTAATAGATGATTCTATTTTATGCACTCTAGTGCATAAAAAGCAACTTAATGCCGCTTACAGGCGACTTAAACAGGAACTTAACGAGCATGAGAagtaaaaacttaattttgtcTTAACGCTAGGCAGCAACTTATTTCTTTGGTTTGTTATTGCGTTAAGTAGCTGCGTTACTTTTTTTGACAGGTTGGGGCAAGACAAGCAAGTGaaattagtaatttaattttcttaaaacATGATCAATACAGAAGTATTGAGTTTTACATGCTTTGTCAACAAAGAgatgtaaatataaattgttataaTATCTATTCTAGTATAACTAAACTATGACGCAACTAATCACGATATTAATTGCAGAAGAAGAAATTGTGATTGttgaactaaaaaatatatgcatgCAGTCAAATACCTGACTGGCTGGCTGATAATCTTCAGAAGTGGTCGTGTACTAACCTAATAAAATATGAGCTTGCGTGTGGTTCAGTTATAAAGAGCAAATGGTGATATCAATTGTCATGCCGCTGTTTCTATAGCTATTTGGCTTGCAATTGCCATTAACTATGCTaagatatacaatttacaaatcgCACAAGTATCCTCAAAAGGCGCGcgcaaaaagtatttttttttataaaaaattaaatgtagtgCATTAAAATaggattttaatttaaataatgagGACTCTGAAATAAGATCTTGTCCCTGTTTTATTACTATATTATTTTGGCTTAAAaagtaataagtattattatttggcCCGATTTTCTTTCAAAAATTTGACTAAGTGAACTTTAAAAATCATTCAGGCCGAATCATTTAAGCCATTTTTTTAGGCCTAATTATAAGACTTAAATCAtcattattaaacataaaaaattttGTCTGCAGCGCAGCTATTTCGGTCCGACTACTCTTTAAGACTTACTGCAGATTTCCTTATTCTTTGGCGCCATATCATAACGGGGACCACAATGGACTTTCTGCGACACTTGCTGGAATTACGGGGTCCGCAATGGCGTAATACAAGAAAATTCCTATCCTTTAAGACGAAACgagacgaccgcttctccatacatacgtagtccccattttcctccctggatattgacattatggaaaattattatttatttattattatttattaatcaggcaggcagttgaaacaactgatagttgcctgtatctgagtgatcttcgcttaatatgtattctttgcgctggttaagtatttgtctagtctgttcttaaactgattgacattcagtgctgagaccacatcttctggtagtttgttccatgctttgaccactctgttgctgagaaaatgtctgcgggggttgtttttagacagttcagatattaacttattatatttacataatttgatgatATTTACCATAGTTATGCCCCTTCGGTTAACTTTTTTCGAtcgtttaattattataagaacttttaaaaatttgtatggaaattagTTTTTCGCTCCTTACttatataataatcaaaatatctaaaaaagcTCAACTAAGCAGATGATTTTATGCAGCGTTTGTATGTGAGGAACATCTCTCGTGGCTGTTATATATGCGGGACCGGCATTGGCGAACACATTTGTGACAGCTAAAGGATCAGCCATGTCGGCATCCACTTCAGGTGGGTTGTGCTTCTTCGCGCGTTTTCGGGCAAGGTCTTGGAACCACGCGTTGTCGTGAATATTGCGACCTTTCTCTATAGTACCCCTCCATCCATCACGATGAACGATGGACGATGATGACGATGAAGTACATGacaataattttagtaaatgtattaaaataaaagaaaacgtaTTTAATTGTGAAGGTAAATTCCCTCCAAAAAGTTAATACTGTCTAGAACtttatagatcatgtcattcatgACGACGCGAgctttgactcgtattgtcataatattaaagtttagatttgacaaatgtgcgcgtcaacgtggatgacacgaagtaTATTCGACGGAATAAATTCAACGTATAATTTTAACGAGTGTCCAAACTTTTACAATTAGAACAAAAAAGTACGTAGGTTTATAATtgaatttcataaatatttataaagaaaataactaGGGAATTAATGGAAGTGCTTTTTAGTAATAGacttattaatgttaaaaataatatttcctgATATAACTGACCTGACAAGGATCTGTATTGGGTGACTTGAGTTTTTTTGTTCGGTTTTTCGGTTAACTCCCTAGTCTCTCGAGTAGGTATAAAGAGTGATAAAGTATATTAAAGCAGTACATTCCTATGAAAGTGGTTAGACATAACTCcttcttaaatattgaaatgcCACCTATCAAAGTGATAGGTTTTAGAAGTGTAAGGTTACCCTTTACCTACAAATAAGGTACCAGTCTTAAAATTAGTCATGGTACCACACAGAAAACCGCCTATGGAAATCACGCTTTCTGCCCACGAGAAAAACAATGTGTTCATATAATAAAActgacaagtgcgagtcggactcgcccaccgagggttccgtactttttagcaCACACAACAGACACACATTATCTGTGAAagtttcaactgtctagctatcacggttcatgagatacagcctggtgacagacggatggatagcggagtaatagggtcccgttttaccctttgaagatatatatatatatatatatatatatatatatataaatttcacTACAAAATTAGAAATCCGTCTTTTGATAAAGCACAAAATTTTAAGACTCGACCAGGTTTTTCAAACTCTTTTCAGTAGATACTATTAGAAGTTGTTAGCGCCGTCTATGTTGGCAGATTGGAGCCGCATCTCCATCCATCATTGGATGTGAACAAACTAGCGGTGTTGCCACAGCGCTAACAGAAGTacttattaaaacaaattaaattattttcagaaaatattttaatttgtttttatttcaagtagaaacactactatataaattatgaactgaaataaatgtcatatactaaaaaaagtgccccaggctggaatcgaaccaacgtcctctgctatcgcggcaggtgcctgagccactcggcccgCATCACGGcggcattggtcgaatttttcccagtatatgcatttcttactgaaagCTTACGACGCCCCCTAGCTATccctaaggtagaacagtatggtttgaccttctaactggatcaactcaGGTGGTTATAAGTACGTCGAAACTCGAGCTATTTCAACTTGTTACACACCTCACCTGAATCTGTAGTTGAGGCTAGAGTatattggcaaaaaaaaaacaaaatgcctTCATGCTAAATTCATGGTTAGGTACACTATacacgtttattttatttgataaaaactataaatttgttaaAGGAGTATTTTTTCGGAGGCTCAAGACCTTGGATTGCGCTTAAAAATGACTCAATAAAGGATTCGACTCAGGATTAAAAGACTCTTATCTAGCGCAGTCTCGTAAAATTGAGTCGTTTTCATCAAATTTAAAACGGACGGAACGCTGTCTctttatcgcactaatatatatGAGTGATAAGAGACAGAAAGCATTGCTTTAtggtagcgcaaacgattggtaccttggctaggccccctgagaTCAAGCAGACACGTGGCAAAGGTTAAACGTTTGTTCGCCACTAAACGCGTCGTGAGAGTTTGACACCGGGTACTTTACTACGACATTCTTGTTATAAAATAGATATCGTTTTGTTTTTACTGGCAGTTTCTATTTCGATTTGCTGAGACAATTTCGCTGTCAGTTCTGCAGCTAGTTCTGCCTTTGAAGAAACTTTCATAGTTTTAGAATTGAAGCTTGATACAATAGGAACAATATTGGTGctaaacactgatttaaactttcacgatatttatacattattcacgaaaacaggacttaatcgcgtatgcCAAAAATCTTCATTCATTCTTTAAAATTATAAGATACCCGAAtaacactttaaaattaaatagattTAAACCCTGGGGCTATAATAATGTCGAATTTGTCCTTGCAATGTAATTATATTCCTCAGAATTATACCGCTATTTTATAGCTACATAGCAATATCGTGATCTATCCCGAATACTGGTAATACCTGCCAGGGCGGCAATAACTATATAATTAAACCGTGCCATTACATCGTATTAAATGGGTAGCTTGTCGGTAGGGTGGCCATATATCCCGTATTTTACGGGTTGTCCCGTATTTAAGGCACGAATTTTTCATTGTCCCGTAATTTGTCGACATGGGAACAGTACATTGTCCCGTGATGGTCCCTCTTcccctttttttattttatatttttttgggttttaagatatttaatattgtattttaaagtCTTTTATTCATAACTAAGCCGTAGCGTAAGCGTaggcggtggtagccgagtggatatgacgtccgactttcaatccggaggtcgcgggtttctaatcctggctcgtaccaatgagtttttcggaacttatttacgAAACGTCATTTGATATCTACCACTACCGTTtccgtgaaggaaaacatcgtgaggaaacctgcacacatctgcgaagaaattcaaaggtgtatgtgaagtccccaatccgattgggctagcgtggggactatagcccgagccctgtCGCGCAtgagacgtatataggctgaattattattattattaataactataggaattgtataggttatttaatgtattatggtaagtaagtaagtaaatattctttattgcaccacaaagaaaacaaatttaaaaacagatttacaatgtaaagaaaggtagcaacaggcggtcttatcgctgtaagcgatctcttccagacaaccttggggtagcaggatataaagaacagtagtAAGTTTAAGtattagttattaaaaaaaaacttgatttctaattaaaaaaacggCCTGTCCCGTATTTTAACCTTGAATCCCGTATGTTTAATGCCATTTTCCCGTAAAACCGGAAATCAGATTTGATCACCCTACTTGTTGGTAACAGTAATGGCTAAATCGCGTCAATAATTAGTGACATGGATTGAAGGTATCATTGGTAATAACGCTTAATAATCCTTTGATAATTCGGTAGCTACTTGTTTCGTATTTATCAATGACATACCAAATTATATCTACGTTAAAGTTCTTTGGAATCCATTTTGTGATCAGCAACGCAAGGCTAAATCAATCGATAAATTAACAATATTAGgtttttttaggttaggttttttagatatctctgtttggccctatggttgactggtagagaatgccatttgacattaattccgccatttgtacattgttgtatatattttgtgcaataaagtttaaataaataaataaatttagattGATTAGGTACATTTTGATGACgttttaccatttttttttatttttttttattagcctatttgtgtgtcccactgctgggcaaaggcctcccctctagctttccaatcctccctgtgctgagcaaggtcccgccagtcccgctgaaacgcatccaagacGTTTTACCATAATTCAATAAAATGCTTTAATACTTTCAGTgctatttcaatataaaatgaaCCGACCTAAGGTGATCTTGGCAGCGAATGCgtcaaaagaaagaaaaatcccatcaaaaacattttcatgtaaaatgttgccaagaagATATAATAGggttcgcactgtcaaaaagttatcagatctcatgtaaagccaagcttctaactctacttGCCCTAAATTCACAacctctacaccttagtcaaaatatatgccTTAGCCGTTCCGCTGCCGTCACATGCgggccgattcgaagaatgagatacgataacgataagttctggcttagataagttctcatttagatatcgtttgtatatgtcgtataattgacagaagcagctcgattcgggcaaccattGTCACTTtggcgttagaaatatcgtgaatagatcttattgggatcacagcggaatcgaaataaacgtcaattttgacatgtcgttgagttatcgatcttttaaagatctttccaagatcttatacgtgtcttaatcattcttcgaatcgggccgatgaGTGTAAGATAcctaaaaaatgtattcactgttcattacttttctgttatacaacAGTTCTTGTATAACAGAAAACGTTGTGATTGTTCTCGAAACGGCCAAGcaacatattttgactaaagtaTAGCGTTTGTGAATTTACGAGTAGGGTAGAgttagaataaaatctaaagtataatttttttattttttttgcttaagaGGTCTACTATTAACATTATATCttgagaattttgtttatctcgtattgagtgttcaaaaaaacgacgaagcgcttcaaGAGAAGGTAGGTCTACGTTGTGCCTTTGCGCTAttctttgctcgtcttggcgggggcactacggTGCCCCCAGATTGTGCAGTTCAACGCGTGCCCTTAAAGATGAGTTCGgttattaaagtaacttgtTCGTGTTTGACGGACACAATTATGAATCTCTTAATAACTTTGAACTCTTTGAAGtagccttaaaaataaataaaaaatgatatatGGAACTCTTGCAGCAAGCAAACCGACAAATGTTAGGACATAACTATACAGGAATGATAAATCTTAAGCCCAATACTATGTAAAAAAGTCGTATGTGATTAAGGATTTCACACGGAGATACGTCTTTTTCGCTTAGAACAGTATATTGTGGTGTTCAGGGTATTGCGCACAAGCGAGTGGTTCTGCTGGACAATGGTCCTTTCTGCAGAACAGAAGCGCCGACAACCAGCTTGGACTGGGAGACGGACACTAAAAATGTGGTTTGTAATTCACATaacgtttttatgataaaatctAGCTCGATATTGGTGCCTGGCCGGTTATTTCCAGTAATAATGGTTACtgacgacgaccggtttggcctagtgggtagtgaccctgcctacgaagctgatggccccgggttcaaatcctggtaagggcatttattcgtgtgatgagcatggatatttgttcctgagtcatgggtgttttatatgtatttaagtatttataaatatttatatattatatatatcgttgtctaagtaccctcaacacaagccttattgagcttactgtgggacttagtcaatttgtgtaataatgtcctataatatttatttattatttatttatttactgaaaCGCTGTACATAAATGAATTTAGGTGTGATTGTTGCCGGAACGTATATCTATTATTACAAACTTTTAACTAAGAAAGTGTAAGTAGTGTGTTGTACTAAAAGAGGTATTACAGGTGAGCATCCAATTATTATTATGGCTGATAATAGAtacagtttaaatttaaatgctgTTTTTATGAACACACTTAAAATGTTACTATTAACACAAGGcagttttaaaacattttaacgGGCAAAAGGAACCCGTATAACAACGTTCGAAAACCGTAAAATTAACGCCATCCGCTAAAAACTGCTAATCTTATTTAAGTACATATCTCCGGAATAATCACAAATTCGAAACACCACCTCCCGTCCACTAATGTCGTCATAACGAAGCGCGTCATGTTTGTATGTAATTAACGACGCGTGCTATACGGACATTGTTTAACGTTGTACAGCAAACAATGCACAGCATACTACTCCTTATACACACATAAATAAGGATCAATAAGCGCACACTAACTCAATAAGTACGAATACCACTTGTGTGGTAATATGAGCGTCTTGAAATCTGAGCTTAGCGCACAATCAGAGATTGTGCTTGgatctaaataaaaatgtaagccAGTGTATAAGACGTATTGTCCTATAAGGATTGAAGCGACTTAGGTCTTTATTGACTAAGCGTATGTACGTGCTTTCTGGAGTAAGCTGCGCTATGGGATAAATAATACAATGTATGAACTCATTTCCATATTTGGGTCCTTAACCACCAGTGTATGATTGTTTAAACGTAACAGATACTacgtattgtatttattatttttgaacaTGACGTGACGGAGTGATTTTCTCTtagttacattttaattttgatattataaatttttagatAGAAATAATTTTTCTAACCATTTACTTTACATATCTATCGAATGACTTTAATAAAGTAAGTCGACTATCCACAAGTGTAcagacaaaatatttaattgtgacccatttcgtacctttgACTGTatctactattgatgctgactgtacatcatttATTACCTACGCATGTTTATATAGCACAATAATTTATACCAGCTACATCGAAGCACACAGCAATACAAATACCAATCCGGTTTAATCTAACGATTAAAGCTGCCGTAAGTATGTTCCGGTCTTGACTATAATGAACCAGAATAAGAGCTAGAATATATAGTGTAGCGAAATAAGTGCCTACAGTTTAGTTAAGAAAAAAAGCTCAGCTCAATAGTATACATACGCGGGCCACGACATTGTGCGACTGCTTTCGGCGACAACCATAGGTTGGAGCGAGACACAGCGATCAGACCTTTCGTTCCCACCTATGGCTGTCGCCTTAGCCTAAGCCATTCGTGCAATGTCGTGGAAGTCTNNNNNNNNNNNNNNNNNNNNNNNNNNNNNNNNNNNNNNNNNNNNNNNNNNNNNNNNNNNNNNNNNNNNNNNNNNNNNNNNNNNNNNNNNNNNNNNNNNaagtggatcaaatttaatttgcaagaaTGGAttcgtacaaaaataaatttaggtaCATGCTTAcattacaagttaaataaaatcttataaaaaCGAGTAGCATTGaagataaatatatgtactaGTAGTAGCAAATAAGTAAGAAAGCAGTAAGTAGGTCCAGACCTCGTAATGAACCAGTATAAGACGGGAATGCCTAGCATGTAGTGTGGCAGCGAAACACGGTAATTCCTTGtcattatagtattatttataacagGGGAGCGCGGGCGCAGTTGAAAGAAGGCTGCTTGCGCGCTGGCAAAGATTAGTGAAGTAGACACGTACTCTAgattaacttttgtttattatttaataaagtatgttaaaaaatagctaatcccatcaaaaacattacatgtaaaaaaatgcAAGTCTTGCAACGTAATTCTTCTACTATAAAAAAGTTTTGAGATATAATGTTAAACTAAGTCGGTTACTCAGTCAGTACCGGGGTATATCTACAGAACTCGATTTCCACTGCTTGCTTTTTTTAAACTGCTTGCATtatgagataaaatataataattcagtctatatacgtcccactgctggactcTCACGCACGAGAAGGATATAGCTATGGTTTGCTCGatggatccgaaatgtatgggAAAATTCGCGAATCCggatccagatccagataaacTTTGGATCTGGATTACGTACCTCTCCCCTCCACGCTAGTCCAAtgtggattggggacttcacaagTTCACATTCACCTTTGAATCTCTTAGCAGATGAACGTATCCAATATTAGATAAtacctttattttttatacatacaatCTGCAGCTTTTATCCCACTCTACAATAATTATGTCGTTTAAACTCCACACATTGCTATccctttttatttataattgaataatcaataataataattaatataattttggcTTTGtgtcaaataattttaaaatgacttttttGTTCCCAGGTAGGCCAAAACATGGACATGATCGTAGGTCAAAACCGATTACCCCTCTGTTGCCCATTAGTATCTCCAGAGCTCCAACGTAACGCCGGCGGCGACCCCAACCTGTTCACGGAGAGAGCAGTCATACGTCATTGGACGGACTTAAAATTATTCCCGACTATACCATAAATCATAGTAAACCGGTAATTAACTCAGTCATAACCAGAACCTTAGAATAAAAAGAGTTGTATAATTTTTTCACATTAAATACCCATTTCGACCGTGGCGGTGCCTAAACGATGATCGATAAAgggtttttagtttttttttctatacatttCCTGTTGCATGTAGGCATAATAAATGATCTCACGTGAATTAAACGTCTGTAGCAATATTGGAACGCTGAGTAACGTATTTCTTAACTGTACGGGAGATTTCAATACGACTTTGGCTGTCCGCCGCATTTGTAATAATCGTTTGTTTGGTGAGgagaaataattaattacctatgtagaaacattttaatattacgaTGAAATATTTTGGGCTATCAATACGGTTGTACCTATATACAACAGTTTTGTACAGCTGGTTAAACAAAATTTCATATGTATTGCAATAATATAGTCATcatcaaattatataagtacctaataatcaaaaataaacacattgtttaagtttagtgttaaaatgaaaaatataacgACCAAGTGTTATCCGGTTCACAATgtacagtaaataatattttggacTTATAGAGGCaaaataaaaacgtcacttttgagacTGACATACATATCCAattcatatacatttttatgcc harbors:
- the LOC133523039 gene encoding uncharacterized protein LOC133523039, yielding MKAELLDGAPPGTVAACHPSGWIQSEIFVEWLNHFISTVKPKKEDPVLLLLDGHSTHTKNLPLIEKARENGIVMLSFPPHCTHRLQPLDVSIMGPISTYYTQEVNMWLRNNPGRIVTQFQLARLFGSSYCKAATIQNAVSGYAKTGIFPTNRNVFSETDFAAAETTNINEELASSLPVEDTTPSLSADLPVNVTPEPSNSSSIVTDKTTHQKLILSTPTLASPISSTSAANVVGVPPSTPSTPPAQKRDDIGIISPSDIMPVPKIKTITKRATDRRRGKTVILTSSPYKNELMDIKNKKTVKLNIDKPDSTKNQNRLTQTLRTKKQKKVTPPAAKKPKKKSLTIIHVCTALKNTVQVASMKIGCSVQFAKDGLMMDVPVTTQKS